AGTGAGGACAAACTTGCCAGTGCTATGGGTACAGGAAGTTCAATGCCTCCAGGGCACCGTCAGTGCACCATTGAGATCACAAATAAAAGCTCTCACTACACCCTCCGTGATGTCAGGTAACTgcattttcccccctttctttcACTGAGATACATTTTCCATacacaaaatgcattaatacttttctgctttttctagTGTTTACATCTTCAGTGGGTTCTGTGCCTCACCTTTGCCACTTCAGATTGAGCCATCTTCATCTGGGAAGGCTCTGTTCTCCAAGACTGGCGGCACTGCTTGTGGAGCTGTTGGTGCCTTCACATATGATCTCTGCAACAAATCTACAGGACAGACTGCTGGAAGTATGGCTGTCATGTTCTCTGTGCCCTTTGATTACAACCTATACTCCAACTTGTACGCAGTGGGAGTCTTTGATGAGAGCAAAGCGTGTAATCAGGATCTTTATTACCAGTTGTACTACACCAAAGACGACATGTTAACCAGACAGCCAGCAGGCAACAAAATTCATCACAAGAGTGGTCCAGTTGCCATCATAGCATCGATGGCGAACTCCTGGCAACCTATCCTGACCTTAGAAGTGAGAGACAACTGAAGTAAGAGAACTGACGGGTGATAACATGTAGCTACTCCTGCAGTCTCCCAACTGCACAATTTGTGCATTTCCAATAAATACTCCTCTAAAACTTTTTCAACATGCCGATGACTAGTAGAATATTCGAGCTAAATAATCTTTGGATCTTTTTCAGTACATTTTGAAgtagttattgttattactTGGGGAcaattttaaatgcaatttcaaTATGTGGCTTGGTTATTACCGCCTACTTACCATTAAATTACTGGACCTGTTATGTTACCATAAAGGTTGAGGATGTCTGCATTACTTTACAGTATCACTCCACTGCTTCTGTTTTATAGGATGTGCACTAATTGCATTAGAGCATGTGCTGTGATTTCAGCTGTAATTATTTCTGTCCCACTTTATGTGATGATGTAAACTGTGTTATCACTTCAGTTTAAGTCTCAAACATTCAGTGAATCTTTCAAGTCAGTTTTGATGTGAGTTTTGTCCTTTGCAGGCATCTGTAGTGTTTCTGGGCAAGATCAACCTGCACAGCATTGTTAATGTTTGCTCCAAGACCAGtggagacagacaaagacacttGTGTACCCTCTGAGAGAATCAGGTGAAAATGAAGGCAAAGGCTATTAGACTTTAGACTTGTATTTATCCCACAttggggaaattcacttgtcacactaacagg
This sequence is a window from Acanthopagrus latus isolate v.2019 chromosome 13, fAcaLat1.1, whole genome shotgun sequence. Protein-coding genes within it:
- the LOC119031946 gene encoding DELTA-sagatoxin-Srs1a-like encodes the protein MGTGSSMPPGHRQCTIEITNKSSHYTLRDVSVYIFSGFCASPLPLQIEPSSSGKALFSKTGGTACGAVGAFTYDLCNKSTGQTAGSMAVMFSVPFDYNLYSNLYAVGVFDESKACNQDLYYQLYYTKDDMLTRQPAGNKIHHKSGPVAIIASMANSWQPILTLEVRDN